One Candidatus Alcyoniella australis genomic window, TAAAGCAAGCGCCAAATGGAGAAATTAATGGTGAAAAAATAGGTCCGTTATTTGGTTGGTTTCTTTTTTCGGATTGCCTTTTTCTTTACACACCCGACGGTAGCTGGGCATCGTTGCATGTATTGGTATCCACCTCGAGAATGATCGTTCAACGAGCTTTATCAATTGGCATTCCGATGCGTGGTGCAGTAGCACTCGGTAAGATGGTCGTAGATAAAAACAACTCTCTAATTGTTGGCCAACCACTTGTTGAGGCGTATGAAGCTGAGTCGCAAAAAGGATATCGAGGCATGGGAGTGCAGATAACATCCAAGACAGTTACTACTATCACTGGGATGCTTGAATCCGCTGAGGTTCCTAAGGCGTTTTCTCATGAATATACGACAGCCCTGTTCCGAGAACGGGATACGATTCTGTCACCAGATTTCATTTGGTTTGAAGATACCCTACTGATCAACCATTGGTCAGCAGAATATACTGCCGGGGTTTCATTAGAACCACACATTTCGGAACGCATCGATAAATTCACTAATGATTTTAATAAACGAGGTCTTCCGATCTCAACAAAAATTCTTGCACAATCGAGAGACCTTCTACGATTTGTGAACGAAAACTCTTCAATAGTGGTGGTGAGTTTCTCACATGAGGGCTATTTTGATTCAATGCAGAGTGAGCTGTTTCGAATAAATGAAATCGGAATCGATTAAGGATTGTTGCATAATAGTACCCTATATCGTACGCCTCTCCATCTTGCTTATTAAACCACAACCTAATCTCATCGTCTGCCGGGATAAATAACCTTCGCTTTCATTACCCCCTTCAGCCCAAGACCAGCAGCACCGCGTCTTTGCGCACCTGTTGGCCCTCGGAGCAGGCAACGCGTTTGATCGTGCCGTCGCAGGGCGCGACCAGGGCGTTCTCCATTTTCATCGCCTCGAGCACCAGCAGGGTCTGGCCGGACTTGACCTGCGCGCCGGTCTCGACCTCGATCTTGATTACCGTGCCGGGCATGGGTGCGCTTACCGCGCGCTCCCCCTCGCCCACCGAGGCCGGAGCAGCGGGCGCGGCTGACGCTGCCGGAGCAGCGGCCCGTGGCGCGGCCGAAGTCGGGATGCCGGGTGCGGGTCCGATCGCATCCTGGCCCAGCGCCTCGCCCCCGGACACTGCGACCTCGAGGTATTCGCCGTCGACCATCACGCCGAAGCGCCGAGCGTCGGGCGGCAGGTTGTCGTAGGTCGGTCTGGGCATCAGCTCGCCGTGGCGCGCCTTTTCAGCCAGCTCATCCTCGGCCTTGGCCTGCTCGATGGTCTTGCCGATCTCGCCCGGACGCTTGTTGTCCAGGCCGTACTTGTAGCGCAGGAAGATCATGCCCGTGCGCGGGTAGAGCGCGTAGGTCAGCACGTCCTCGAGCTTGTCGCTGATCTGCGCCACATCCTTGCGCGCCTGCTCGAGCTCGGGCTCGAGGATGTCGGCCGGTCGGCAGTCGATGGGCTGTTCACCGCGCTCGTACCCCTGCAAGCAGCGCGCTCGCACCTCGGGGTCCATCGCCGCCGGGGTCGCGCCGTACAGGCCGTAGCACAGGTCTTTGACCTCGGAACTGACGATCTGGTAGCGGCCGCTGAGCACGTTCATTACCGACTGCACGCCGACGATCTGGCTGGTGGGCGTGACCAACGGCGGAAAGCCCAGCTCGCGGCGCACGCGCGGCAGTTCCTCGTGCACCTCGTGCAGCCGATCCAGGGCGTCGGCGGCCTTGAGCTGGTTGATCATGTTGCTCTGCATGCCGCCGGGGATCTGGTGCAACAGCACGCCGATGTCGATCACCGCCATGCGCGAGCGGTCGATGAAGTCGCGGTACTTGGGGGCGAAGCGCTCGATCTGCTCGCCGATGCGGCCCAGCAGTTCCAGATCGAGACCCGTGTCGCGCTCGGTCCCCATGAACGTCACCACGAACGGCTCCACCGCGGGCTGGCTCGAGCGCAGTGCTAGGGGCGCCAGGGCGCAGTCGATGATGTCGGCCCCGGCCTCGCAGGCCCGCAAATAGGCCATGTCGGCCATGCCCGAGGTAAAGTGCGTGTGCATCTGGATCGGAATCGAGACTTCGCTTTTTAGCCGCGAGACCAGCTTGAACGCGTCGTCGGGGTTGAGCAGACCGGCCATGTCCTTGATGCACAGCGAGTCCGCGCCCAGCTCGGCGAACTGTCGCGCCTTGTTCACGTAGTAGTCCATGTTGAACACCGGCCCGCCGATGCGGCGCTCGGTCAGCGCGTAGGAGATCGCCGCCTGAAAATGCATCTTGTTGCGAGCGATGGCCTTGGCCGCGGTCTGCAAATTGCGCGGATCGTTCAGCGCGTCGAACACGCGGAAGATCTCGATGCCCACGTTGGCCGCGGCGTCGACAAACGCATCGACCACGTCGTCGGCGTAGTTGCGGTAGCCCACGAGGTTCTGGCCGCGCAGCAGCATCTGGAACGGCGTCTTGGGCATCAACTTCTTCAGCCGCCGCGCGCGCTCCCAGGGGTCTTCGCCCAGAAAGCGGTGCAGCACGTCGAAGGTTGCGCCGCCCCAGACCTCCACCGAGTGGAAGCCCGCCGAGTCGATCGCCTCGGCCACCATCTCGATGTCCTCCCAGCGCAGGCGTGTGGCCATGCTCGACTGGTGGCCGTCGCGCAACGTGGTATCGGTGATCTTCAGCCGATGGGATCCGACGCTTTTCTGTTCGCCGTTAGACATCTGATGCTCCAGGCTAGACTGGGATATTTCCGTGCTTTTTCGGCGGCAGCACGTCGCGCTTATCGGCCAGGGTATCGAAGGCCTCGATCAGCCGTTTGCGGCTCTCCGAAGGCTTGATCAGCTTGTCGATGTAGCCTCTCTGGGCCGCCATGTACGGCGAATAAAACAGCTCGCGGTATTCGTCGAGCTTCTCGGCCCGCACCTTTGCCGGGTCGTCGGCCGCCTTGATCTGCTTGGCGTAGAGCACGCCCACCGCGCCCTCGGCGCCCATCACCGCGATCTCGGCCGTGGGCCAGGCAAAGGCCAGGTCCGCGCCCTGGTGCTTGGAGCACATCGCCAGATACGAGCCGCCGTAATCCTTGCGCGTGACCAGCGTGACCTTGGGCACCGTGGCCTCGGAGTAGCACCACAGCAGCTTGGCCCCGTGACGGATAATCCCCATGTGCTCTTGTTCCGATCCGGGCAGATAGCCCGGCACGTCGGCCAGGGTCAGCAGCGGCACGTTGAACGCGTCGCAGAGTCGGATGAAGCGCGTGGCCTTGTCCGAGGCGTTGCAGTCCAGGCAGCCGGCGAGCACCAGCGGCTGATTGGCGATCACGCCCACCGGACGTCCGCCCAGACGGCAGAAGCCGACGATGATGTTCTGTGCGTAATGCTCGTGGACCTCGAACCATGATCCGCGATCGCAGATCTCGAGAATCACCGCGCGCATGT contains:
- a CDS encoding pyruvate carboxylase subunit B gives rise to the protein MSNGEQKSVGSHRLKITDTTLRDGHQSSMATRLRWEDIEMVAEAIDSAGFHSVEVWGGATFDVLHRFLGEDPWERARRLKKLMPKTPFQMLLRGQNLVGYRNYADDVVDAFVDAAANVGIEIFRVFDALNDPRNLQTAAKAIARNKMHFQAAISYALTERRIGGPVFNMDYYVNKARQFAELGADSLCIKDMAGLLNPDDAFKLVSRLKSEVSIPIQMHTHFTSGMADMAYLRACEAGADIIDCALAPLALRSSQPAVEPFVVTFMGTERDTGLDLELLGRIGEQIERFAPKYRDFIDRSRMAVIDIGVLLHQIPGGMQSNMINQLKAADALDRLHEVHEELPRVRRELGFPPLVTPTSQIVGVQSVMNVLSGRYQIVSSEVKDLCYGLYGATPAAMDPEVRARCLQGYERGEQPIDCRPADILEPELEQARKDVAQISDKLEDVLTYALYPRTGMIFLRYKYGLDNKRPGEIGKTIEQAKAEDELAEKARHGELMPRPTYDNLPPDARRFGVMVDGEYLEVAVSGGEALGQDAIGPAPGIPTSAAPRAAAPAASAAPAAPASVGEGERAVSAPMPGTVIKIEVETGAQVKSGQTLLVLEAMKMENALVAPCDGTIKRVACSEGQQVRKDAVLLVLG